Proteins encoded within one genomic window of Hevea brasiliensis isolate MT/VB/25A 57/8 chromosome 8, ASM3005281v1, whole genome shotgun sequence:
- the LOC110671762 gene encoding GATA transcription factor 8: MIGPANFIDEIDCGSFFDHIDDLLDFPTDDIEACLPGPDCTTTNNNNGNANSFPSIWSTHSDSLPGSDSVFSNNSGSDFSAELSVPYEDIVQLEWLSNFVEDSFSGGSLTMNKEESSSINNNSSHQQFQTSSPVSVLESSSSCSGEKTVPEIIGSGRHGRARSKRPRPATFTPRPAMQLISPSSSVTETPQPETFAAPKVPSDSENYAESRLLIKLPKHVAPEHKKKKKKIKFTVPLGPAETTQNSPPQQAVRKCLHCEITKTPQWRAGPMGPKTLCNACGVRYKSGRLFPEYRPAASPTFVPSLHSNSHKKVLEMRSKAGENLGMAGNAIMMSNSPEFIPNNSNLAIDYM, from the exons ATGATTGGACCAGCAAATTTCATAGACGAGATAGACTGCGGCAGCTTCTTCGACCACATCGACGACCTCCTTGACTTCCCCACCGACGATATAGAGGCTTGCCTCCCTGGTCCCGACTGCACCACTACCAACAATAACAACGGGAACGCCAACTCGTTCCCGAGCATTTGGTCTACTCATTCAGACTCACTGCCGGGTTCCGACTCTGTGTTCTCTAATAACAGCGGCTCTGATTTCTCGGCGGAATTATCCGTTCCG TATGAAGATATTGTTCAGCTGGAATGGCTATCAAATTTTGTTgaggattccttctctggaggaAGCCTCACAATGAATAAAGAAGAGTCCTCTTCCATCAACAATAACTCATCGCATCAACAATTTCAGACCTCCAGTCCAGTTTCTGTCCTTGAAAGCAGCAGCTCCTGCTCAGGAGAGAAAACTGTGCCGGAAATCATTGGTTCGGGTAGGCATGGGCGTGCTCGTAGCAAACGTCCTCGCCCTGCTACATTCACTCCCCGCCCGGCTATGCAACTTATCTCTCCCAGCTCATCTGTTACTGAGACCCCTCAGCCTGAGACTTTTGCTGCCCCTAAGGTCCCCTCAGATTCTGAAAATTATGCTGAGTCGCGACTTTTGATCAAATTGCCAAAGCATGTTGCCCCCGaacacaagaagaagaagaagaaaatcaagtttacaGTTCCATTAGGTCCTGCAGAGACAACCCAAAATTCGCCACCACAACAAGCAGTTAGGAAATGTTTGCATTGTGAGATAACTAAGACACCACAATGGAGGGCAGGACCAATGGGCCCTAAAACTCTTTGCAATGCTTGTGGAGTTCGCTATAAATCCGGCCGGCTTTTCCCTGAATACCGACCTGCTGCGAGTCCAACTTTTGTTCCATCCTTGCACTCCAATTCCCATAAGAAAGTCCTGGAAATGAGAAGCAAGGCCGGTGAGAATCTTGGTATGGCTGGAAATGCTATAATGATGAGCAACTCGCCGGAGTTTATCCCAAACAATAGCAATCTTGCAATAGATTACATGTGA